The following proteins come from a genomic window of Malus sylvestris chromosome 4, drMalSylv7.2, whole genome shotgun sequence:
- the LOC126618827 gene encoding hydrophobic protein RCI2A, translating to MGTATCIDIIIAILLPPLGVFLRFGCHSEFWICLVLTLFGYLPGIIYAIYAITK from the exons ATGGGTACAGCAACCTGCATCGACATCATCATCGCCATCCTCTTGCCACCTCTTGGTGTCTTCCTCAGGTTTGGCTGTCAT TCGGAATTTTGGATCTGTTTGGTGCTGACTCTGTTCGGTTACCTCCCTGGTATTATATATGCCATCTATGCCATCACCAAGTGA
- the LOC126618826 gene encoding hydrophobic protein RCI2A-like, translating into MPSEGTLNFVDILIAILLPPLGVFLKFGCHVEFWICLLLTIFGYIPGIIYAIYAITK; encoded by the exons ATGCCGAGCGAAGGAACCCTAAACTTCGTCGACATCCTCATCGCCATCCTCTTGCCTCCTCTTGGTGTCTTCCTCAAGTTTGGCTGCCAT GTGGAATTCTGGATCTGTTTGTTGCTGACCATTTTTGGTTACATCCCTGGGATTATCTACGCCATCTATGCCATCACCAAGTAA
- the LOC126617632 gene encoding anaphase-promoting complex subunit 11 isoform X1, with product MKVNICRWHAVASWTWDAQDETCGICRMAFDGCCPDCKLPGDDCPLIWGACNHAFHLHCILKWVNSQTSHAHCPMCRREWQFKG from the exons ATGAAAGTCAACAT CTGCAGGTGGCATGCTGTTGCTTCATGGACATGGGATGCACAAGACGAAACATGTGGGATTTGTAGGATGGCATTTGATGGTTGTTGTCCCGATTGTAAACTCCCTGGGGATGATTGCCCGCTAA TTTGGGGCGCATGCAACCATGCTTTCCATCTCCATTGTATCTTAAAATGGGTAAATTCACAGACGTCTCATGCGCATTGCCCCATGTGCCGCAGGGAGTGGCAATTCAAAGGATGA
- the LOC126617632 gene encoding anaphase-promoting complex subunit 11 isoform X2, with protein MWHAVASWTWDAQDETCGICRMAFDGCCPDCKLPGDDCPLIWGACNHAFHLHCILKWVNSQTSHAHCPMCRREWQFKG; from the exons AT GTGGCATGCTGTTGCTTCATGGACATGGGATGCACAAGACGAAACATGTGGGATTTGTAGGATGGCATTTGATGGTTGTTGTCCCGATTGTAAACTCCCTGGGGATGATTGCCCGCTAA TTTGGGGCGCATGCAACCATGCTTTCCATCTCCATTGTATCTTAAAATGGGTAAATTCACAGACGTCTCATGCGCATTGCCCCATGTGCCGCAGGGAGTGGCAATTCAAAGGATGA
- the LOC126618274 gene encoding agamous-like MADS-box protein AGL92, with product MCSPNKSQPDALPDHSEVRRLIEQFKNMPEEERNKVMVNHKMFLKQMVDMELEKVNKLEKENRELEIWMAMNQFIAGKPLNDLQFTDLKEMRRMIKEKLKEFEAKIKSWKEELAKMNQLLGAQPVTTVAGENIQNAMQMVPWSMWDVPTKSS from the coding sequence ATGTGCAGTCCAAATAAGTCTCAACCTGATGCCCTGCCTGATCATTCAGAAGTGCGACGCCTCATCGAGCAGTTCAAGAACATGCCCGAGGAGGAGCGAAACAAAGTGATGGTAAACCATAAGATGTTTCTGAAGCAGATGGTCGACATGGAGCTGGAGAAGGTAAACAAGCTGGAGAAAGAGAACCGAGAATTGGAAATTTGGATGGCAATGAACCAGTTCATTGCTGGGAAGCCCCTGAACGACTTGCAGTTCACTGATTTAAAGGAAATGAGGAGGATgatcaaagaaaaattgaaggaaTTTGAAGCGAAGATCAAGAGCTGGAAGGAGGAGCTGGCGAAGATGAATCAACTCTTAGGTGCACAACCGGTGACTACAGTAGCTGGTGAGAACATTCAGAACGCCATGCAGATGGTTCCATGGTCCATGTGGGACGTGCCGACCAAAAGTTCTTGA
- the LOC126618275 gene encoding uncharacterized protein LOC126618275 yields the protein MVTHEMFLKQMVEKEQQKVNKQKKENREVEIWLAMNQCLTGKPLTGLEFIDIQEIGWMIDGRLKEVVAIQSRKEDELAKMNQPLGAQPSVTSATIDENIQNAIQVVPWSIGDVPTPQSGDMDD from the coding sequence ATGGTGACCCATGAGATGTTTCTGAAGCAGATGGTTGAAAAGGAGCAACAGAAGGTGAACaagcaaaaaaaagaaaaccgaGAGGTGGAAATTTGGCTGGCCATGAACCAGTGCCTCACTGGGAAGCCCCTGACCGGCTTGGAGTTCATTGATATACAGGAAATAGGGTGGATGATCGACGGGAGATTGAAGGAAGTTGTCGCGATTCAGAGCCGGAAGGAAGACGAGCTAGCGAAGATGAATCAACCCTTAGGTGCACAACCGTCAGTGACTTCAGCGACAATTGATGAAAACATTCAGAACGCCATACAGGTGGTTCCATGGTCCATTGGGGACGTGCCGACCCCACAATCTGGTGATATGGATGATTAG